One part of the Actinomyces howellii genome encodes these proteins:
- a CDS encoding alpha/beta fold hydrolase has protein sequence MSTANLPTTPPTTPLGPGPSALTSSAWSAATAGLLTRTHLLKVPVDRSGAGDRLADGSTTLTVFAREVALAGADPLSKPPLVFLQGGPGFEAPRPSPDAGLSWMGAALEHHRLILLDQRGTGRSTPLDRPDAGGSARATARLLTHLRCDEIVEDCEDLRRALGLERWSVLGQSFGGFCVTRYVSAHPESLEHCYLTGGLPAVGRPIDEVYALTYEAMRLKSEDYYARYPADRDRVAGLMEAAARGQVRTLAGDRVGPTRLRGLGTLLGGAGGADRLHYLLELDPRSAAFRADLAAALPFSGRNPLYAVVHESCWADGGVTGWAAQRVLPAAFKDDPTLLTAEHMSRQALEEDPVLAPWRDVAEELAAHEWGGLYDPEALRAARVPGAAAVYARDVYVPVETSLATAALMPTLRTWVTSEYEHDGARASAGAVFRRLRGLATGVLPR, from the coding sequence GTGAGCACCGCGAACCTCCCCACGACGCCCCCGACCACCCCGCTCGGCCCCGGGCCCAGCGCTCTGACCTCCTCGGCGTGGTCGGCCGCCACCGCAGGCCTGCTCACCCGCACCCACCTGCTCAAGGTCCCGGTCGACCGCTCGGGGGCGGGCGACCGCCTGGCGGACGGGTCGACCACCCTGACCGTCTTCGCCCGCGAGGTCGCCCTGGCGGGCGCCGACCCGCTGTCCAAGCCGCCGCTGGTCTTCCTCCAGGGAGGACCAGGATTCGAGGCGCCGCGTCCGAGCCCGGACGCCGGGCTGTCCTGGATGGGGGCCGCCCTGGAGCACCACCGCCTCATCCTGCTCGACCAGCGGGGCACCGGCCGCTCGACCCCGCTCGACCGTCCCGACGCCGGCGGCAGCGCCCGCGCGACGGCGCGCCTGCTCACCCACCTGCGCTGCGACGAGATCGTCGAGGACTGCGAGGACCTGCGCCGGGCCCTGGGCCTGGAGAGGTGGAGCGTCCTGGGCCAGTCCTTCGGCGGCTTCTGCGTGACCCGCTACGTGTCGGCCCACCCCGAGTCCCTCGAGCACTGCTACCTCACCGGGGGACTGCCCGCGGTCGGGCGTCCCATCGACGAGGTCTACGCCCTGACCTACGAGGCGATGCGCCTGAAGTCCGAGGACTACTACGCCCGCTACCCCGCCGACCGCGACCGCGTGGCCGGCCTCATGGAGGCTGCCGCGCGCGGCCAGGTGCGTACGCTCGCCGGTGACCGTGTCGGCCCGACCCGGCTGCGCGGCCTCGGGACGCTCCTGGGTGGCGCAGGAGGCGCCGACCGGCTCCACTACCTCCTCGAGCTCGACCCGCGCTCGGCGGCCTTCCGCGCCGACCTGGCTGCCGCCCTGCCCTTCTCGGGGCGCAACCCCCTGTACGCCGTCGTCCACGAGTCCTGCTGGGCCGACGGAGGGGTGACGGGGTGGGCCGCCCAGCGCGTGCTGCCCGCGGCCTTTAAGGACGACCCGACCCTCCTGACCGCCGAGCACATGAGCCGCCAGGCCCTTGAGGAGGACCCGGTCCTGGCTCCCTGGCGGGATGTCGCCGAGGAGCTCGCCGCCCACGAGTGGGGCGGGCTGTACGACCCCGAGGCGCTGCGTGCCGCGCGGGTGCCCGGTGCCGCGGCCGTCTACGCCCGCGACGTCTACGTGCCCGTGGAGACCTCCCTGGCCACCGCCGCCCTCATGCCGACGCTGCGCACCTGGGTGACCAGCGAGTACGAGCACGACGGCGCGCGCGCCTCCGCCGGAGCCGTCTTCCGCCGGCTGCGCGGCCTGGCCACCGGGGTGCTCCCGCGCTGA